A single region of the Streptomyces sp. AM 4-1-1 genome encodes:
- a CDS encoding acyl-CoA dehydrogenase family protein, with protein sequence MAATTHTVTNQVPPLVGYDVFAADRALTEAVERHVAPGLLGEVREELGALGRAAGSAQVQRWGRLANENPPGLRTHDRYGNRVDEVEFHPAWHRLLGHAVSAGLTNAWGRPGGHVRRAAGFLVWTQVEAGHGCPLSMTHAAVPSLRTDPALAAEWEPRLTSSVYDEELRPAALKAGALLGMGMTEKQGGTDVRSNTTRAEPLAEDGTYLLTGHKWFCSAPMSDGFLVLARAAEGPTCFLVPRVLPDGGRNVFAIQRLKDKLGGRSNASAEVEFDGTWARRVGDEGRGVRTIIGMVAATRLDCVVGSAALVRQAVAQAIHHCAYRDVFGGPLIEKPLMRNVLADLALESEAATVLALRLAAAYDADTEEERAFLRIAVPAAKYWVTKRCTPAVAEALECLGGNGYVEESGMPRLLREAPLNSIWEGSGNVQALDVLRALQREPDALNAFLQEVGLARGADHRLDRAIRDLLTELADLDAVEARARRLVERMALVLQGALLVRWAPPEVADAFCASRLGGDWGSAFGTLPHGAGLGVVVERARAFTDR encoded by the coding sequence ATGGCAGCCACCACCCACACAGTGACCAATCAGGTTCCGCCCCTGGTCGGCTATGACGTCTTCGCCGCCGACCGGGCCCTCACCGAGGCGGTGGAACGGCACGTCGCGCCCGGACTCCTGGGCGAGGTGCGCGAAGAACTCGGAGCGCTCGGCCGGGCCGCCGGTTCCGCGCAGGTCCAGAGATGGGGCAGGCTGGCGAACGAGAACCCGCCGGGGCTGCGCACCCACGACCGGTACGGGAACCGCGTCGACGAGGTCGAGTTCCACCCGGCCTGGCACCGGCTGCTGGGGCACGCGGTCTCGGCCGGGCTGACCAACGCCTGGGGCAGGCCGGGGGGCCATGTGCGGCGCGCGGCCGGGTTCCTGGTCTGGACACAGGTCGAGGCGGGGCACGGCTGTCCGCTGTCGATGACGCACGCCGCGGTGCCCTCGCTGCGGACCGATCCGGCGCTGGCGGCCGAGTGGGAGCCGCGGCTGACGTCCTCGGTGTACGACGAGGAGCTGCGGCCGGCCGCGCTGAAGGCCGGGGCCCTCCTCGGGATGGGGATGACGGAGAAGCAGGGCGGCACCGACGTGCGGTCCAACACGACACGCGCCGAACCGCTGGCGGAGGACGGGACCTATCTGCTCACCGGGCACAAGTGGTTCTGTTCCGCGCCGATGTCCGACGGGTTCCTGGTGCTGGCGCGGGCGGCCGAAGGGCCGACGTGTTTCCTGGTGCCCCGGGTGCTGCCCGACGGCGGGCGCAACGTGTTCGCGATCCAGCGCCTCAAGGACAAGCTGGGCGGCCGGTCCAACGCCTCGGCCGAGGTCGAGTTCGACGGGACGTGGGCGCGCCGGGTCGGTGACGAGGGGCGTGGGGTGCGCACCATCATCGGGATGGTGGCGGCGACCCGGCTGGACTGTGTGGTCGGGTCGGCGGCGCTGGTGCGGCAGGCGGTGGCTCAGGCGATCCACCACTGCGCGTACCGCGACGTGTTCGGCGGTCCGCTGATCGAGAAGCCCCTGATGCGCAACGTGCTGGCGGACCTGGCGCTGGAGTCGGAGGCGGCGACGGTGCTCGCGCTGCGGCTCGCGGCGGCGTACGACGCGGACACCGAGGAGGAGCGGGCGTTCCTGCGGATCGCGGTGCCCGCGGCCAAGTACTGGGTGACGAAGCGCTGCACGCCGGCGGTCGCCGAAGCTCTCGAATGCCTCGGCGGCAACGGGTACGTGGAGGAGTCGGGGATGCCCCGGCTGCTGCGCGAGGCGCCGCTCAACTCGATCTGGGAGGGTTCGGGGAACGTCCAGGCGCTGGACGTGCTGCGGGCGCTCCAGCGCGAGCCGGACGCGTTGAACGCGTTCCTCCAGGAGGTGGGCCTGGCGCGGGGGGCCGATCACCGGCTCGACCGGGCGATCAGGGATCTGCTGACGGAGCTGGCCGATCTCGACGCCGTGGAGGCGCGGGCACGCAGGCTCGTCGAGCGGATGGCGCTGGTGCTCCAGGGGGCGCTGCTGGTGCGCTGGGCGCCGCCGGAGGTCGCGGACGCGTTCTGCGCGTCGCGGCTCGGCGGGGACTGGGGGTCGGCGTTCGGGACGCTGCCCCACGGGGCGGGGCTCGGCGTCGTCGTCGAGCGGGCGCGGGCGTTCACCGACCGGTAG
- a CDS encoding helix-turn-helix domain-containing protein: MRERYEERASRFDGATVWTLDAPAGRPRPVLPDGCMDLLWSGDRLLVAGPDTRAFEASDVGGGRFTGIRFAPGTAPVLLGVPAHELRDSRVDLADLWPGAATRRLVERIGDAPDPAVALEELALRRAADTGPPDPLMTAVAARLGRGRSVAATAGSVGLGVRQLHRRSRAAFGYGPKTLARVLRLQRALALVRSATPYAEAALAAGCADQAHLAREMRDLTGMTLGAYLAGTRTGYEASANSETAHPSGSSTIA; the protein is encoded by the coding sequence ATGCGTGAGCGGTACGAGGAGCGGGCGTCGCGGTTCGACGGCGCGACCGTCTGGACCCTGGACGCCCCGGCCGGGCGGCCCCGGCCGGTGCTGCCCGACGGCTGCATGGATCTGCTCTGGAGCGGTGACCGGCTGCTGGTGGCGGGCCCCGACACCCGCGCCTTCGAGGCGTCGGACGTGGGCGGCGGCCGCTTCACCGGCATCCGCTTCGCGCCCGGGACGGCGCCCGTACTCCTCGGTGTACCGGCGCACGAACTCCGCGACAGCCGCGTCGACCTCGCCGACCTGTGGCCGGGAGCCGCGACCCGTCGGCTCGTCGAGCGGATCGGGGACGCGCCGGACCCGGCGGTGGCGCTGGAGGAACTGGCCCTGCGCCGGGCGGCCGACACCGGACCGCCCGACCCGCTGATGACGGCCGTGGCCGCCCGACTGGGGCGCGGCCGGTCCGTCGCCGCCACCGCCGGGTCGGTCGGACTCGGGGTCCGTCAGCTGCACCGCCGCTCCCGGGCGGCCTTCGGATACGGCCCGAAGACGCTGGCCCGGGTGCTGCGGCTGCAACGCGCGCTGGCTCTCGTACGGTCCGCCACGCCGTACGCGGAGGCGGCGCTCGCGGCCGGCTGCGCCGACCAGGCCCATCTCGCCAGGGAGATGCGGGATCTGACCGGTATGACGCTCGGCGCCTACCTGGCGGGTACGCGTACGGGCTACGAGGCGTCCGCGAACAGCGAGACCGCGCACCCGTCCGGGTCGAGCACCATCGCGTAG
- a CDS encoding YihY/virulence factor BrkB family protein, which yields MQAANETPERPRGRFHRARVLYRNVSKRQMAWQLLKDTVNSCMEYRILGLAAEAAFFTLLSLPPLLLGLIGLLGYVDEWTSTTTVASIERNILNAAQTVLSERGVNDFAKPLLEDVTTGARPDVISIGFAIALWSGSRAVNVFIETITVMYGLDGQRGIVKTRLLSFLLYVVALLLGAVVLPVLVVGPDRVVEFVPWGTEVVSVLYWPMVIMLTIAFLTTLYHVSVPVRSPWMEDVPGALVALGMWVIGSFLLRIYLTSTVEGPTIYGSLAAPIAVLLWIGVSAFAVLVGAAVNAAIDRVWPSMATAAARAANDRIRAAQAAEFVARTQSETWSWDDGEDGDDLEDSPYMPSEFPERWSRFLPPDDVRSRLHTGREKDS from the coding sequence GTGCAGGCAGCAAACGAAACACCCGAGCGGCCACGCGGCCGGTTCCACCGGGCCCGGGTCCTCTATCGCAACGTGTCCAAGCGGCAGATGGCCTGGCAGTTGCTCAAGGACACGGTCAATTCCTGCATGGAATACCGCATCCTGGGCCTCGCGGCGGAGGCGGCGTTCTTCACGCTGCTCTCCCTGCCCCCGCTGCTCCTCGGTCTGATCGGGCTGCTCGGTTACGTCGACGAATGGACCAGCACCACCACGGTCGCCTCCATCGAACGGAACATCCTCAACGCGGCGCAGACCGTCCTGTCCGAACGGGGCGTCAACGACTTCGCCAAGCCGCTCCTGGAGGATGTCACCACCGGGGCCCGGCCGGACGTCATCTCGATCGGGTTCGCGATCGCGCTCTGGTCCGGATCGCGCGCGGTCAACGTCTTCATCGAGACCATCACCGTGATGTACGGGCTCGACGGCCAGCGCGGCATCGTCAAGACCCGGTTGCTGTCCTTCCTGCTGTACGTCGTCGCGCTGCTGCTGGGCGCGGTGGTCCTGCCGGTGCTCGTGGTCGGTCCCGACCGGGTCGTGGAGTTCGTCCCCTGGGGCACGGAGGTGGTCAGCGTCCTGTACTGGCCGATGGTCATCATGCTGACCATCGCCTTCCTGACCACGCTCTACCACGTGTCGGTGCCGGTGCGTTCACCGTGGATGGAGGACGTGCCGGGAGCACTGGTGGCGCTCGGGATGTGGGTGATCGGCAGCTTCCTGCTGCGGATCTATCTGACCAGCACGGTCGAGGGCCCCACCATCTACGGGTCCCTGGCCGCCCCGATCGCCGTGCTGCTGTGGATCGGCGTCTCCGCCTTCGCGGTACTGGTGGGCGCGGCGGTCAACGCCGCCATCGACCGGGTGTGGCCCTCGATGGCGACGGCCGCGGCCCGCGCGGCCAACGACCGCATCCGCGCCGCGCAGGCCGCCGAGTTCGTCGCCAGGACGCAGTCGGAGACCTGGTCCTGGGACGACGGGGAGGACGGCGACGACCTGGAGGACAGCCCGTACATGCCGTCCGAGTTCCCCGAGCGCTGGTCGCGGTTCCTGCCACCGGACGATGTGAGGTCCCGGCTGCACACCGGACGCGAGAAGGACAGCTGA
- a CDS encoding VOC family protein, which translates to MTPRLDAIGVTTGDLTASLAFYRRLGLDIPADADSAPHVEVTLPGGQRLLWDTEDIVRSFDPGWPGSKGGERLGLAFRCTGPAEVDAVYADLTGAGYRGHLAPWDAVWGQRYAMVLDPDGCAVSLFADAS; encoded by the coding sequence ATGACTCCACGACTTGACGCGATCGGCGTCACCACCGGCGACCTGACCGCCTCGCTCGCCTTCTACCGTCGGCTCGGGCTCGACATCCCCGCCGACGCGGACTCCGCACCCCATGTCGAGGTGACCCTGCCGGGCGGGCAGCGCCTGCTGTGGGACACCGAGGACATCGTCCGGTCCTTCGACCCCGGGTGGCCTGGGTCGAAGGGCGGCGAACGGCTGGGGCTCGCCTTCCGCTGCACCGGCCCGGCCGAGGTCGACGCGGTGTACGCGGACCTGACCGGCGCCGGGTACCGGGGGCATCTCGCGCCCTGGGACGCCGTCTGGGGACAGCGCTACGCGATGGTGCTCGACCCGGACGGGTGCGCGGTCTCGCTGTTCGCGGACGCCTCGTAG
- a CDS encoding acetyl-CoA C-acetyltransferase: MSAPDPSDVVVCEPLRTPIGRFGGVFAQQTPASLAARVIAEVVARTGIDPARVDEVILGHAYPSADAPAIGRVAALDAGLPESVTGIQIDRRCGSGLQAVLDAAMQIRAGFSEVVLAGGADVMSGAPYYTHDGRWGIKGPGLQLHDSLARGRVTAGGLHHPVPGGMIETAENLRRTYGISRADQDALALRSQRRAARAAEEGRYAAETVPVTVRTREGETVVTDDEHPRPGTTAEQLAALRPVLLASDPEATVTAGNASGQNDAAAVCLVTSAATAARLGLTPLVRLVSFARAGVPAATMGLGPVPATREALGRAGLGLADLDLIEINEAFAAQVLACTRELGLGETDHEQRINVNGSGVSLGHPVGATGARVLATLTRELHRRGARYGLETMCVGGGQGLAAVFERIDAG; encoded by the coding sequence CTGTCCGCGCCCGACCCGTCCGACGTCGTCGTCTGCGAACCGCTGCGCACCCCCATCGGCCGCTTCGGCGGCGTCTTCGCCCAGCAGACCCCGGCGTCGCTCGCCGCGCGCGTCATCGCCGAGGTGGTGGCCCGAACCGGCATCGACCCGGCCAGGGTCGACGAGGTGATCCTCGGGCACGCCTACCCTTCCGCCGACGCCCCGGCCATCGGCCGCGTCGCCGCGCTCGACGCCGGACTCCCCGAGTCGGTGACCGGAATCCAGATCGACCGCCGCTGCGGTTCCGGCCTCCAGGCCGTCCTCGACGCGGCGATGCAGATCCGGGCCGGTTTCAGCGAGGTCGTCCTCGCGGGCGGCGCCGATGTGATGAGCGGCGCCCCCTACTACACGCACGACGGACGCTGGGGCATCAAGGGACCCGGCCTCCAGCTCCACGACTCGCTCGCCCGCGGCCGGGTCACGGCGGGCGGCCTCCACCACCCCGTCCCGGGCGGCATGATCGAGACCGCCGAGAACCTGCGGCGGACGTACGGGATCAGCCGCGCCGACCAGGACGCCCTGGCGCTGCGCTCCCAGCGGCGCGCCGCCCGCGCGGCGGAGGAAGGACGGTACGCGGCGGAGACCGTGCCCGTCACCGTACGGACCCGCGAGGGCGAGACGGTCGTCACCGACGACGAGCACCCGCGCCCCGGCACCACCGCCGAACAGCTCGCCGCGCTGCGCCCCGTCCTGCTGGCCTCGGACCCGGAGGCGACCGTCACCGCGGGCAACGCCAGCGGGCAGAACGACGCGGCCGCCGTCTGCCTGGTCACCAGCGCCGCCACCGCCGCCCGGCTCGGTCTGACCCCGCTGGTCCGGCTGGTCTCCTTCGCCCGCGCAGGGGTGCCGGCGGCCACCATGGGCCTCGGGCCCGTCCCCGCGACCCGCGAGGCGCTGGGCCGGGCCGGTCTCGGCCTGGCCGACCTGGATCTGATCGAGATCAACGAGGCGTTCGCCGCCCAGGTGCTGGCGTGCACCCGGGAACTGGGCCTGGGGGAGACCGATCACGAGCAGCGGATCAACGTCAACGGCTCGGGGGTCTCCCTCGGCCACCCGGTCGGTGCCACGGGCGCCCGTGTTCTCGCGACCCTGACCAGGGAACTCCACCGCCGTGGGGCGCGCTACGGGTTGGAGACGATGTGCGTCGGCGGCGGCCAGGGACTCGCCGCCGTGTTCGAACGGATCGACGCCGGCTGA
- a CDS encoding 3-hydroxyacyl-CoA dehydrogenase: MRIRIVGAGAMGRGIAQWAASGGHTVELCDVRPEAVTEALEFVRSMLERAVRKGRLSAEEAAATSDRLIPLADPWAESADVELVVEAVREDLGTKAEVFGRLERALPASTVFATNTSSLSVTRIATALKDPSRLAGLHFFNPVPLMRIVEVVPGAATRPEIPGALTALVESCGHRAVTVADTPGFLVNHAGRGLVTEALALLEESVADPAGIDRIARDVLGLRMGPFELMDLTGLDVTAAVIDSIWQGFRYEDRLRPSYLTPNRVVAGLHGRKTGRGWFGYGADAPGPAPERPVTGDADRPVQVVAEPGGPGSGGSWRTERAAALRDALTASGATVRTGAAPAADALVLVPVWGTTVAAAVAALGLPAARTFAVDPLAAAGRRRVLAVTAASDPSAARDARAVLARAADGEDPYAVSVVRDTAGSVAQRLLASIVSVAASIAERSLAAPGDIDLAVTAGLGYPVGPLAWGDRIGAGRMLELHRALHATTGDPRHRPTRWVTERAQLGLALTDPGTAPGTCDG; this comes from the coding sequence ATGCGTATCAGAATCGTCGGCGCCGGAGCCATGGGCCGGGGCATCGCCCAGTGGGCGGCGTCCGGGGGCCACACCGTCGAGTTGTGCGACGTACGGCCCGAGGCGGTGACGGAGGCGCTGGAGTTCGTACGGTCCATGCTGGAGCGGGCCGTGCGGAAGGGGCGGCTGTCCGCTGAGGAGGCGGCGGCCACCTCGGACCGGCTGATCCCGCTGGCCGACCCCTGGGCGGAGAGCGCGGACGTCGAGCTGGTCGTCGAAGCCGTGCGGGAGGACCTGGGGACCAAGGCGGAGGTCTTCGGCAGGCTGGAGCGGGCGCTGCCCGCCTCCACCGTCTTCGCGACCAACACCTCCTCCCTGTCGGTCACCCGGATCGCCACGGCCCTGAAGGACCCGTCCCGGCTGGCGGGCCTGCACTTCTTCAATCCCGTACCGCTGATGAGGATCGTCGAGGTGGTGCCGGGCGCCGCCACCCGTCCGGAGATCCCGGGCGCTCTCACCGCGCTGGTGGAGAGCTGCGGTCACCGGGCGGTGACGGTCGCGGACACCCCCGGTTTCCTCGTCAACCACGCCGGGCGCGGTCTGGTGACGGAGGCTCTGGCGCTGCTGGAGGAGTCGGTCGCGGACCCGGCGGGCATCGACCGGATCGCCCGTGACGTGCTCGGGCTGCGGATGGGTCCGTTCGAGCTGATGGACCTCACCGGTCTCGATGTGACGGCCGCCGTGATCGACTCGATCTGGCAGGGGTTCCGGTACGAGGACCGGCTCCGCCCCTCGTACCTCACCCCGAACCGGGTCGTCGCGGGTCTGCACGGCCGCAAGACCGGGCGCGGCTGGTTCGGGTACGGCGCCGACGCGCCGGGCCCCGCCCCTGAGCGGCCGGTCACGGGTGACGCGGACCGTCCGGTCCAGGTGGTGGCCGAGCCGGGCGGTCCGGGCTCCGGCGGCTCCTGGCGCACGGAGCGGGCGGCGGCGCTGCGGGACGCGCTGACGGCTTCGGGCGCCACCGTCCGGACCGGCGCGGCCCCCGCCGCGGACGCCCTGGTGCTGGTGCCGGTCTGGGGCACCACGGTGGCGGCGGCCGTGGCCGCGCTCGGACTGCCCGCCGCCCGCACCTTCGCTGTCGACCCGCTCGCGGCGGCCGGGCGCCGTCGGGTGCTCGCGGTGACGGCGGCGTCGGACCCGTCCGCCGCCCGGGACGCCCGAGCGGTCCTGGCACGGGCGGCGGACGGCGAGGACCCCTACGCCGTGTCGGTCGTACGGGACACGGCCGGTTCGGTGGCGCAGCGGCTGCTCGCCTCGATCGTGTCGGTCGCCGCGTCGATCGCGGAACGCTCGCTCGCCGCGCCCGGGGACATCGACCTGGCCGTGACGGCCGGGCTCGGCTACCCGGTGGGCCCGCTGGCCTGGGGGGACCGGATCGGTGCGGGGCGGATGCTGGAGCTGCACCGGGCGCTGCACGCGACGACCGGCGACCCGCGCCACCGCCCGACCCGCTGGGTCACCGAACGGGCCCAGCTCGGGCTGGCGCTGACCGACCCGGGGACGGCGCCCGGGACGTGCGACGGCTGA
- a CDS encoding putative leader peptide, translated as MSGTGIALVSRRHVDLVRVSSAICPAG; from the coding sequence ATGTCTGGAACTGGAATTGCCTTGGTGAGTCGACGCCACGTCGACCTCGTCCGCGTGTCCAGCGCCATCTGTCCGGCCGGCTGA
- a CDS encoding GAF domain-containing protein: protein MRADTSRARRALREAREAGLSGDRSGFAPRAEIGASWARMLRSGVDPEQSTESALLETDEIEHRRRSSALGEVMPVLRDGLASVADASRQIMVVTDVEGRVLWRQGDRGVMRRARGICLEEGAAWAETATGTNAIGTALVARVPVQVHSAEHFVRSLHDWTCAAAPVRDPRSGRLLGIVDISGPAATFHPTTLGLVGSVARLAESDLRTRHLYAIERLRSVAAPILCRIGGRALVVDAHGWLAAVTGMPPVDRLSLPKALRPGRVWLPSLGMCGVEPLAGGWLVRVADGHQDAPPRRVVLDLSRPRALVVNVVGPVGTWTRRLSPRHAELLFALALRREGRTASELAEDIFGDPTRTVTVRAEISRMRRDLAEVLAHRPYRFGEGVEVEVIHPEHPADLLPRSTAPVVVGARAPGTGV from the coding sequence CTGCGCGCGGACACCTCCCGCGCCCGGCGCGCGCTGCGCGAGGCGCGGGAGGCCGGACTGAGCGGGGACCGCTCCGGGTTCGCTCCGCGCGCCGAGATCGGTGCCTCCTGGGCCCGGATGCTGCGCAGCGGCGTCGACCCGGAGCAGTCCACGGAGAGCGCGTTGCTGGAGACCGACGAGATCGAGCACCGGCGCAGGAGTTCGGCGCTCGGCGAGGTGATGCCGGTGTTACGCGACGGCCTGGCGTCGGTGGCCGACGCGTCCCGGCAGATCATGGTCGTCACGGATGTCGAGGGCCGGGTGCTGTGGCGTCAGGGCGATCGCGGGGTGATGCGCCGGGCGCGCGGCATCTGTCTGGAGGAGGGCGCCGCGTGGGCGGAGACCGCGACGGGCACGAACGCCATCGGCACGGCCCTCGTCGCGCGGGTCCCCGTACAGGTGCACTCGGCGGAGCACTTCGTGCGCTCGCTGCACGACTGGACGTGCGCGGCGGCTCCGGTGCGCGACCCGCGCAGCGGGCGGCTGCTCGGCATCGTCGACATCAGCGGCCCGGCCGCCACCTTCCACCCCACGACCCTGGGCCTGGTGGGGTCGGTCGCCCGGCTCGCCGAGAGCGACCTCAGGACCCGGCACCTGTACGCCATCGAGCGGCTGCGTTCGGTGGCGGCGCCGATACTGTGCCGGATCGGCGGCCGGGCGCTGGTCGTGGACGCCCACGGCTGGCTGGCCGCGGTCACCGGGATGCCGCCGGTCGACCGGCTGTCGCTGCCGAAGGCGTTGCGCCCCGGCCGGGTCTGGCTGCCGTCGCTCGGCATGTGCGGGGTGGAGCCGCTGGCGGGCGGCTGGCTGGTGCGGGTGGCGGACGGTCATCAGGACGCGCCGCCGCGCAGGGTGGTGCTGGATCTGAGCAGGCCCCGGGCGCTGGTGGTGAACGTGGTGGGCCCGGTCGGCACCTGGACGCGCCGGCTCTCGCCGCGCCACGCCGAGCTGCTGTTCGCGCTCGCGCTGCGCCGGGAGGGGCGTACGGCCTCCGAGCTCGCGGAGGACATCTTCGGCGATCCGACCCGGACGGTGACGGTGCGGGCGGAGATCTCCCGGATGCGGCGTGATCTGGCGGAAGTGCTCGCGCACCGCCCGTACCGGTTCGGCGAGGGGGTCGAGGTGGAGGTGATCCACCCGGAGCATCCGGCGGACCTGCTGCCGCGTTCGACGGCTCCGGTGGTGGTCGGGGCGCGCGCACCGGGGACCGGCGTCTGA
- a CDS encoding GNAT family N-acetyltransferase → MSDTTRHAPGPATTEVTIWSLEQTSPADLRPATAPDGDLRIVRSQVPLPEFSRFLYTAVGGDIRWTDRLGMTYAQWQEALERPGAETWVAYENGTPAGYVELDAQDDGAVEIVYFGLIPAFRGRRIGGHLLSYGTARAWDLARRWPERKPTERVWLHTCSKDGPHAMDNYLRRGFRLFDTRTVTEPDVANPGPWPGADLR, encoded by the coding sequence ATGAGCGACACGACACGCCACGCCCCGGGGCCCGCCACGACCGAGGTGACCATCTGGTCCCTGGAGCAGACCTCGCCCGCGGACCTGCGGCCCGCCACAGCGCCGGACGGGGATCTGCGGATCGTGCGGTCGCAGGTGCCGCTGCCCGAGTTCAGCCGTTTCCTGTACACGGCCGTCGGCGGCGACATCCGGTGGACCGACCGGCTGGGCATGACGTACGCGCAGTGGCAGGAGGCCCTGGAGCGGCCGGGCGCGGAGACCTGGGTGGCGTACGAGAACGGCACACCGGCCGGATACGTCGAGCTGGACGCGCAGGACGACGGGGCCGTCGAGATCGTGTACTTCGGACTGATACCCGCCTTCCGGGGTCGGCGGATCGGCGGCCACCTCCTCTCGTACGGGACGGCGCGCGCCTGGGACCTGGCGCGACGGTGGCCGGAGCGGAAGCCCACCGAGCGCGTCTGGCTGCACACCTGCTCCAAGGACGGGCCGCACGCCATGGACAACTATCTGCGCCGCGGATTCCGTCTCTTCGACACCAGGACCGTGACCGAGCCGGACGTGGCGAACCCGGGACCCTGGCCCGGCGCAGACCTCCGATAG
- a CDS encoding sialate:H+ symport family MFS transporter, giving the protein MHTTPPPAPPWYREVSRTQWKAFFAAWIGYVLDGFDFVLITLVLTEISDDFGLSTVQAAGLISGAFITRWLGGAVLGAIGDRYGRKLSMVLSILLYSLGTFACGFAWNYQSLFAARLAIGMGMAGEYSASATYVMESWPARLRARASGFLISGFSVGSVLAAQVYGWVVPSLGWRWMFYLGLIPIGVALWMRRSLPEAEEWTESVAERDARPNPFRPLFRTRRSATINTVVVVVATVALFLVFTPGGAGMVPALSVVAGLALLALAVQLGGRRGWVLYVSMIVTLFFAFLYSWPTQALLPTYLKTDLGYTTDQVTDVLYFAGFGTMVGCWAAGFLGDRIGAKKAYALTLLASLAFVFPVFAVRNNLLLLGILLFLLQATSFGISGLLPRYIGGHFPTESRGAALGFTYNVGALGGAVAPVLGAHLASGMDLGRALAVLTFAGTVIVVLLVGLDVPARLNRLTDPDGPADHLAEPAPRERVPRASTTGIG; this is encoded by the coding sequence GTGCACACCACACCACCCCCCGCGCCTCCCTGGTACCGCGAGGTGAGCCGAACCCAGTGGAAGGCGTTCTTCGCCGCCTGGATCGGCTATGTCCTCGACGGCTTCGACTTCGTGCTGATCACTCTCGTCCTCACCGAGATCAGTGACGACTTCGGTCTGAGCACGGTCCAGGCGGCCGGCCTGATCTCCGGCGCGTTCATCACCCGCTGGCTCGGCGGCGCCGTGCTCGGCGCCATCGGTGACCGCTACGGACGCAAGCTGTCCATGGTGCTGAGCATCCTCCTGTACTCGCTGGGGACCTTCGCGTGCGGTTTCGCCTGGAACTACCAGAGCCTGTTCGCCGCCCGGCTCGCCATCGGCATGGGTATGGCCGGTGAGTACAGCGCCAGTGCCACGTACGTCATGGAGAGCTGGCCCGCCCGGCTCCGCGCCCGCGCCAGCGGCTTCCTGATCTCCGGGTTCTCGGTCGGCTCGGTGCTCGCCGCGCAGGTCTACGGCTGGGTGGTGCCCTCGCTCGGCTGGCGGTGGATGTTCTACCTGGGCCTGATCCCGATCGGTGTCGCGCTGTGGATGCGCCGCTCACTCCCCGAGGCGGAGGAGTGGACCGAGTCCGTCGCGGAGCGGGACGCCAGGCCCAACCCGTTCCGGCCCCTGTTCAGGACCCGCCGGTCGGCCACCATCAACACCGTCGTGGTCGTCGTCGCCACCGTCGCGCTCTTCCTGGTCTTCACCCCGGGCGGCGCCGGAATGGTCCCGGCGCTCTCGGTGGTCGCCGGGCTCGCGCTCCTCGCGCTCGCCGTGCAGCTCGGCGGACGGCGCGGCTGGGTGCTGTACGTCTCGATGATCGTGACGCTGTTCTTCGCGTTCCTGTACTCGTGGCCGACCCAGGCCCTGTTGCCGACCTATCTGAAGACCGATCTGGGCTACACCACCGACCAGGTCACCGATGTCCTCTACTTCGCCGGCTTCGGCACCATGGTGGGCTGCTGGGCGGCGGGCTTCCTCGGTGACCGGATCGGAGCGAAGAAGGCGTACGCGCTGACGCTGCTCGCGTCGCTCGCCTTCGTCTTCCCGGTGTTCGCCGTGCGGAACAACCTGTTGCTCCTCGGCATACTGCTGTTCCTGCTCCAGGCGACCAGCTTCGGCATCTCCGGGCTCCTCCCCCGCTACATCGGCGGCCACTTCCCGACCGAGAGCCGTGGTGCGGCGCTCGGCTTCACGTACAACGTGGGCGCGCTCGGCGGAGCCGTCGCCCCCGTCCTCGGCGCGCACCTCGCGTCCGGGATGGACCTGGGGCGGGCCCTGGCCGTGCTGACGTTCGCGGGCACGGTGATCGTCGTCCTGCTGGTCGGCCTCGATGTCCCGGCCCGGCTGAACCGGCTGACGGACCCGGACGGGCCGGCGGACCACCTGGCGGAACCGGCACCGCGCGAGCGCGTGCCCCGGGCGAGCACCACCGGGATCGGCTGA